In Gossypium hirsutum isolate 1008001.06 chromosome D01, Gossypium_hirsutum_v2.1, whole genome shotgun sequence, the genomic window CATTCACATGATGAATCCTTCCAATAGTTGCAACTTCATTGATAAAATCTTGGCCATTACCTTTTGATTCCTTTAGCAATTTTACTGCAACGAGTTTGCCACTTTGAAGTTTGCCTTTAAACATAGTGCCGAAACCTCCCTGGCCTAATTTATTCTTGAAACCtcctgttattttttttatttcagcaTACGAATACCTTATCGGCATAAAATTCTTTTGACTTTGAAGAAAGTTTTCAATCGCATCATCCACCGACAAATGTCTTCTTCTTAATTTACGTATAATAAGAACAGTCAAACAAGATATCCCCAAAAGTGTCCGAACTAATATAATCCCtgttttcaaagaaaaataagtaaaagaatCAAACCACAATtctgaaatatgtatatattatttattaattcttcGTAATTTCTTGAatctttaatttactttttacttttaaacttttcattttctattgaAATAAGAAACAGTAGATGAAGCCTAATTTAAGCAATGTGCAAATGCTCTATTTTTCCAAAACAAACTCCAAAGCATAGTTTTTATTTTGACCATAGTATAAAAAGTGTACCCAGTTATAAATACCTGTTATTGTAACCAAAAAAATCTGTATTTCTGTTAAAAggcaaataaaaaaaaggaatgaTTAGTTGAATGGATGGTAGGAACTAGGAAAGCAAAAGAGAAATTcattagttaaaaaatatataagtaaataaattttttttatataaaactacACAAAGATTGTATATTGATTCAAAGTACCTTTGCTAGGTGGAGAAGTAGCAGATGGGAGGACATGTACAAGAGCCATCATGCTTTCTGCATATAGTAAAAGCAGACCAACTAACACCCAGAACAACGATTGTAGTCTGGAATATTGAACAAAACACGTTAAAATTTTGTTGGTTAATCAGTGCTCCATAAGACAATGAATTAATAGGACATATTAGCAATTATGTTGTTGTAGaccaaatttttatttgatttatatattattgttgCAATCATTCAGAAGATGCAAGTTTAAATATGGGATTTAATTTaagcataatataaaaaatatatatttattaaaagaaaaacgaAAGGAGGCTATGTGAATACTAAAAAAAGAATACTTACACGTTAACAGCTGAGCCCCAACGCGGTTTAGATTGAAGACTCCATGTAATTTGGGTGCCCATCCTCAGCCTTCTGTAAATATCAAAAGTAGAGAGGCCATTTATGTTTTGAAGACTGATGGGAACCAGGGCTTCAACAGTGCAAGAGGGATGGAAAGCAGAGGCTGCAGTTCCTCCatccaaaaaataaaagtaattcttATTTGTTGGGGGACAAGAAGAGCAACGACAAGCATTGATGTAGTTAGCCCCACTCCATGACTTATTCATCTTCGTACTGCAGTTCATGACAAACATCTCTTCATATGTAAATGTATCGAATTCAAACTCAGTATCAAGATATGTATAAGATGTTGCTCCTATTTGAGGGAATTTTCTACTTGTAGGGGAGCCGAAAGGAAGGGAACTAAGAGGAATAGAGCAGTCATCTTTGTCCACATTCACATCAACAATATGAATAGTTTGGTTATCATTAAAGATGTGTTGGACATAAAAGTTCCCTCGATCCATAGGGAAGATGGCACGGTTATTGTCGCACAGCAGCTCAAATCTCTTAAGACCACAGCTTTGAGGCTCGGTTGTTAATCGAAAAGGGTAACGGATGCTAAGGTTTCCACACAGAGTAAATCCACAAGGCGTGTTTATGCTTCTAGCGGTAGAAGCATGAGGAAAGGAAAATAAAGCAAGGGCTAACAGGCAAAGTAATGGAAGTTTTGGTGTTGCCATCCTAAAGTTTGAGTGGGAGAGACGGGAGAATTTAATACAGGCTAACCAGTCTCAACAGTTTCTGCAATTTTTCACTCTCCAAAACCATGTCTTTCTCACtcaaaattaaagaagaaaaaggagtAATAACTAATTGCTCGTGGGTTGTGGCTGACTTTTCCACACCAAATtcacaaaggaaaagaaaagtgtATTTAATTCGCGGATGAAAAGTCAAGTGTAGCCAATAATGGTGTCGATTTTATTACCCCCAAAAGTCTCAAGTCTTTGAATATGTTTTCTTCATATAGTTGTAGGTCCAATCAAACCGGAAAAAGGAAAACCCATGTTCGACTTCACACTTCGCACAAAGATCAACAAGGCTTTGTACTTCATCTGAACAATTGGGTGTCACTTCTACTACACTCTCCTACATAAATGGCTTAGGAAAAGCTTGTAGGTTGccgttaaaatttttttttaaagagtttaattttaagaattttaataaaatgttagataTTTGATAAGGCTATATAAATATTGGTAACTTGATAGAAATATTGATAAAGtcataaatattttagatttttattataattttgccTTGGTGTTATTGTTGCTTACTTGGACAGATGTTGTGTTACTTTTATTTGTTCACttgtttactttaattttttgttgtatgatcatatttaaaaatttttaaaaaattacataaaaatatacaacatcaaattcaattttttttaatttaactcgaataagtatattttattcgatttgaatttcatttcacttaattcaattcgaaaaaaattctaaatcgagttaggatgatgaAATAGGATTCAAAAACTCAATgaactcaaaatttttctttttaatttgatcGAACGCTCACTTCTAATCGGTAATTTGTAATTTTGGGGGgttcttttcctctcttttttcccttaataatttattatgactaAAAATGAAAGGAACATGCcattaaaattaactttaaagGCTAAAtctattcattaaaaaaaattaaaaatcaaatcattAGACATTAtcacaaaaattaatatttaatcatatttaagtCTCAATTGATCAAAATGCCCTCAAgagcaaaattatcattttgtccCTCAACTTGTATTTTTTATCCAATTGGACTCGAAACTTTAAAAATGTCTCAAAATGCATTTTAATAGTCTCCCAATAGTAAATCTATTAAAAATGAATTTCTCTCATCagatatatgtataaaattattggAACAATTTCGTAAGGAACACCTTTTTTGGGGGGGGGAGGAGGGTGTTACAAGTTCTACCATCAATAGTGGCATCTCTCATTCACACATTTCATTATTGTGTAAATCTAGATAGTTCAACCATTGATGGTGGCACTTTTTGTTATTGCATAATTTTGAACGTTTAACCATCGATGGTGGCACCTACTATCAGACGATACTTCGTTACTTATTGTTCAACTTTACAACTATCACACCCTTTCACTAAGGGTATGGCTCCAAAAGATACAATTCCCTCACCCTTCCACTAAAGGTCCAATCCATTAAGGGTTCATTCTAATAAGGGTACAACTCCTAAAAGTACAACTCTCTCACCCTTTCACTAAGGGTACGACTCCAAAATGTGCAACTCCCACACCTTTCTAAGGATTCATTCCATTTAAGGGCGGGCATGACTTCTAAAGATACAACTTTCACATCTTCTTAAGTTTCATTCCATTAAGGGTGCGACTCTTAAAGGTACAACTCTCTCACCCTTCCATTAAAGATTCATTCCACAATAATATGGCTCTTCATAGTCCAACTCTCACACTTTCTTAAAGGTGATATCCATATTacccttttttaattatttatttatgataatCAATCCTAACATACTCAATATAATATTGAACAGTTGCTTCCCATTTGAGGCAAGCTTAATTTCAAAGGATTGATTTACCTTCAGTGTTGGTATAATTCTAAGTACTTATGAATGATTTCAATGCCTACGATGCTGGTGTTCATTCTAAGTACTTATGACACGAAAACCTTACCACTACTTTTCATTCTAAGACAAAGTCATTTTATAACCTCCATTTTAATTGGGAGAGGAGACAATAGTTATATATCTTGATATCATGAGTCCCACTAAAGACCTTTATCACTTCATAGATTGAGGCAATGGAGATTCTTCTTCTGTTTCACTGTCCGACCACTGTACACATCTTTGAGCTCATTCTTTCACCATGGGAGTTATTCATTATTTCTCCTCCTCATCTTAATCAGTAATAGCTCTCCACCCTACTCAAGTGAACCACTCCAAACTCCCATCACTCTTTTCACCTTTTTGAAATCTTGTatcaagttatatatattttccatcattaattttaaaattttaaatgcccaaataaataaatattaacctTATACAATACTTATTATGtgggtaaaaaataaaaataatataaaataaaattttaatataaaagaatttttaattaatatattttcaaaaaagtaATGGTTAttgataaagtaataaaaatgtaTTTATTAATTGTTGATAAAATACatgatacaatatatatatataacacaatgTACTTTAGTTTCAACAAAATGCCGCTATTAAGAGAAAATTAATAAAAccaagggtaaactacaaaaataatcacttttatttacttcagattatattttagttatttatgtttgaaattttacgttttagttacttacgttatcgttttgatacgaagtggtcactctaccattaagCTTCGTTTCCTCTCTAACAGTAGTCATACATGGTAGTCTAAATGGATTTTAAATATCAACTTAAATGTCCTACGTGAtagttcaaattaaatttatttaattaaaaacctatttttatCTTAGCaactggacatccaagttggcatttaaaactcatttgggcTGCCACGTAGGACTGCCGTTAGGAAGGTAACGGATtttaatggtagagtgaccatttcgtaacaaaacgataacgtaagtgactaaaatgtaatatgaggtaaacaaaagtgactatctTTGTAGTtttccttaaaataaattttgttgtagagaagaaaaaagaaggggATAGTACATTTTTATTGTGAATAGCTTTTTGTaagtttattttgttaaaaagtaTTTAGAActtattaaactatttttatgtTCTATTCTCATTAGaatgaaatattattttaacctttttttttaaatttcgttaatggaacataaattcaattaaaaaaaattcaagattaaCATAGATAAATGTATAGTTATAATGATGTATGTGAAtcctataataaaaattaatccccTTCCTAAACATGCACTACAAACCATTATAAACTATGCAATTACTAACATATTATCTCAATTGTTATTGCATTTggcatttatttatttcttactTCATAATGtactcaaatattttttaaaaagaaattatggATTAATCCATTTCATCAAATGCTTGAGTTGAGTTgttaattcatattcattaatttttttttgaacaaataaaGACTTTAAGTATGTCATCATTTGTTTGGAGTCTCTACCAAACACCTTGATAATAAGGATTCAAACTTATCATTTCTCCTTCCTCATGTCAAATATTTGTATTGAAAAAATATCGTgaaaaatagaatgtcgataatgacaatatatcacaaagaaaaaaggaaagaaaaaaaaatactcatatttttacgtggaaatcttttcgggaaaaaaaccacaggTAGaagagaagataattcactatgtgaaattcgaatgattacaagagaaGTAGACTATTATGtggaattcgaatgattacaagaaaAGTAGAccatgtctatttataggcttataaAACAATATTCTAATAGAATGAGTGTAGTAAAATCGAAACATCATGATTCGGGTCACTCAATTTTAATAAATATCATCtccttttaaaaatgataaaaaaataaaaaaatattaagtttctAAACTGGATTTATATCTTCTTATTTTGCATAGATCTATTTATAAATTCAGTTATTtgtctaaatttgaaaatttgcttgaaatttatgagggtttaaaatattaaattttaaaaaataaatccatttaaaatatgagttaaaCTTAGTATTGAAGATTAAAAACTCAGATTAGACTCAAATcattcttttttctaattttgtaatatatattatactatgtttttttatattttttaatttataatacataaaatattatatttaaaataatatatatttaaaaataaacataaaacatattaatattatatttaaatttaacctAATCTCAACCCGATCCATTAATACAGTCTCTAACGGGAAGATTTTGGGTTTATCTTTCAAAACTGTAGGCCCAAGCCAATCCAACTCTGGTCTAAGCTAGGTAGCGAGGGGAACTGAATTACTGTCAACTGTAAAGTGTAGTGTCACTGTGCTGGGAAAAAGTGAATGTAAAACGGAAGAAGCCCATCTTATCCGATGTCTTAAGTAGTTCATAGAAGCAGCAACGGTGAAGCAGTAGGTGAAACCAAAGAAAATGGCTATCCTTTGTGCTTCAACCTCAACCATTTTCTCTTCTTCAGAGAGAACTTCGTTTGGTTCTTTGAAAAAGACTATTCCCAGTAACCAAAGCTCATTTCTTGGGTTCTTCCCTGTAGCAGCATTGTCCAAACCTGGCTCTGTTCTGCCAACAACACTGTCTTTCTCTAAACGAGATTTCCGGGTTTGTTGCCAGGACCTCTCTCTTGTCCCTGAAAACCAACGTTGGATGTTCGAAGAATCCGAGGCTGATGGCCCTGTAAAgactctctctttttctctcctttttattttcttcttccttcgtTAAAGCTTTTTCTGGTTTTGAATGGAAGGtaggttaatttaattttgtttgtttacgttattaattttatctgaaaattttggatttttgttGGTTTGAACCTTGAACAAGACTTGGTAGAGGTTTCTGCTTCTGCTTGGAAACTTTAGCCATTAGATTCATCTCGGGATTGTAAAATTGGGTGTTTCTAATTTCTGTTAAGTGAAAATTATTAGTTTCAGATAATATATATTGGGAATTTCTGTTCTAATGGTGTACATtactttccattttttttccacAATTATTATTGCAGGTTTACGTTCACGTTCAGAATCGTTTATCATATGCTATCTGCTTCTCGCAGTGTTTTGATTAGTTTCTGCTTTTCAGTATGACTGATTTCTTATTTCGGGTCATGTTCTTTCTGTTTGCAGGACATTTGGAACAACACATGGTATCCCAAAGCTAAAGATCACATAAATACAGAAAAAACATGGTATGTTGTTGATGCTACGGATAAAATTCTGGGAAGACTGGCATCAACAATTGCCGTGCATATTCGTGGAAAGAATTTGGCCACTTATACTCCTAGTGTGGATATGGGAGCCTTTGTGATAGTGGTATGTGGTTTTTGTGGTCATTAGGTGTCTTGTTAAGACTAAATTTAGGAGCTGTTTTCTTTATAAGAACTCATTTATGTTGTTTGTTGCTAGTTTGGTGTTGAAACTTGAAAAGAGGTTGGACTATGGAGAAACTGTTGGCTGCTCTGAAATTTACATGTTACAATTGCTCACGTTCTTTGGGTTATAATCTGTTCTATTGTGCAAAATTAAAGCTTTTTTTGGTTGACTGCATTTGCTATTAGTAGTGCAAGTCTATGGATCTTGATCGGGGCTTTTGATGTTCTTTGTGTCTACATATAAGAAGTTGATTGAAACGGAACTCAAGCAAATCTGTGTGTAAGCTCATAGGTTTCGGAGTTATATGATGTTGTGTgtcatttctttttccttttctatgGTTATTTCATATTGTGTTGAGTTTGCTTCTAGTCTTACCGATCACTCAACTGTTATGAAATGCTTTACATCATGGGAAATTCTTTATACTAGAAATTTTGAAgacatgaaatttgaaaatgcTTCTATACGGTTGATTGAGTGCTTATTTCTGTATATCTGGATAATAGTATGATGGCATTGTTTTTCATCATGATAAACTACTTGTCTGAGCAATTTCTTTTACAAGGATACTAATATAAAAAGTGCTTGTTTTATTGTTTCTTTGGAAGTTCCTTTCTTAAAAAATTGTGTGCCTTATTATCAGACCCTAGAAAATGTAACAGAGTTGGATTGAGTGGTATAATTTTGCAGTTTTATTGTATGAACAAATTTTCTCTTCTAGAAACCTGTAGCTATTGGTATGGATCTGGTTGCCTATATATTCTGAAAAAAGATATGGTTGCTTCAAGGATCATAATTCACCTTATAGTAATTTGGCAATTTAGGGGAGGGAGCTTTGGTATTACTTTCTGGTTTCTTAcaatatgtttattttatgttttataaatcctaaaattttTTGGTCTACTTTGACTCAATAGGTAAATGCTGAAAAAGTTGCTGTATCTGGAAAGAAAAGGACACAAAAGCTCTACAGGAGGCATTCAGGAAGACCAGGTGGCATGAAAGTGGAAACATTCAACCAGCTGCAGCAGAGAATTCCTGAAAGAATTATTGAGCATGCTGTTCGTGGTATGCTTCCTAAAGGAAGGGTAAGTTCATTGGTTTCAAACTAAAGACTAATAATATGTAGATCTATGTTATCCTGACTTGGTTTCTGTATCAGATATAGGTATGTGCTAGTTATGCTCAACCTTTTCTAAGTATTTTCCATATATTTAGAAGGCTATATCTCCATATCCATGTTCGAATGTGTTAGACATAGGTGAAGGACACAAGAACTTTAGAGAAAACGAAGAATCTGGAACATATAACTTTAAATATGAATTGGTATATGGATATAATTTTTTCCATCCCTTATATCAATAATTTAGCTTGCTTATTAAAGGGATAATAAATCCTCATAACCCTTTGGAATTTATCTATTTGTATCATGTGTGCCTGGTTTCTTTGCATGTCTGACTCTCATTCTACTGCTACGCTTTTCATGCGGTTTAAACTTACTAGGAATTTTCCAAATATGACTGGCCTTCGGGTATCATGTTTTCACTGACTGGGTGTTATcaagaatgagaaaaaaaacCTACTGTGGGCTTTCTATGCCCACTGCCTTGAACTTGGTGATTTAGGTACTCTACAAATAGCTTTACATTTGTAATAAAGACAGCAAAAAGGCCCGTTACAGTCATGGATGATGGAGGAGTCTAAAATGTACTAGTGCTGAAAGAATATTAACCCTGAAATCTGAGGAACTCTGTTAATGGTCTATGTAATGTGCAAAGTTCCATGTGCCAACCTTTGAAATGAAGAAAATAGGATATGGTAAACAATTTGACATCAGCTAAGCAACCTCAGTTTGTGAATACAATCATGATAATTCTTACTAGAGTTCATGTGTTAAGGTTTACAAAAGAGAATAAATCTAATTCAAGGCAATAATTACAATGACTTGTATTGGCTTTTACAATGAATCCATTGGTTCCAATCTGTTTCAGAAGTTTACTCCAGGAAACAATATGCTGTTTCTTTCGTATACCATGCATGATGTTCAACATCAATTATTGCCTAACCCAACACTAGTATTTGCCTTCCTCAGCTTGGTAGAGCATTGTTTAACCACCTAAAGGTTTACAAGGGTCCAGACCATCCACACGATGCCCAGAAGCCTATTGAGCTGCCAATACGGGACAAGAGGGTTCAGAAGCAGAGATAATCAAAATATAAAGCAGGGTCTGGCTTGAGAGTGCGCAGGCAATGCTTCACATCCTGCTTGCCATTTACTCATGTTTTTGGTCCTCCGAGTATGAGCTTCTTTCTTTGGCTCTCCATGACAGCATGCTGCACTTGTTTATATTTTGATTGTTGAGGTATTTGAAATGAATCTTACCTTTCTTGAGCTGAAGTTGGATGCTAAACTCTGATTGTTATTTATGATGTATGTTTCAGTTTCTTGGGATTGAACCAAGTTTGTTTGATTCACTAATCAAATAATTcatcatttatttcttttaattttaatgattatAATCTAAATTGGGATAAAACTTCATTAGTTTTTACTGGTGACTAAATCCTGGTTGCAATGGCTCCTTTTGGCATCTGTGACGATGAAGCTAGGTTATTACTAGCTCATCTGACTGGTAGCTAGCAACCAGACTGGTTGCAGGTGTTGCAGAAGCTGATTATTTTTTCTTAGATATTcagaaaaaagaaagatttgTTTTTATTGTAACTAAAATTTGATTCCCTTACCATAAGAAACAACCAATGTGGTTGTTAAGTAGTTGATAAATTTTCTCCCACATTATAGGGAAAAGAATAACTTAGCTCTGAACCAAAGCTGCATATAATAGTTGATTCCAAGTATCAGGCACACCAGCAAGACACCAATGGCTGCAATCGATGAGCTTGGGGCCGGCTCTGGCGTAGATAGAAGGATGACCGTCTTTTCTTAACTGTGTCAGCAAAGTAATGTCAAGTAGATAGGCAGGCTTAGTCATTTTACTCAAAACAGTCTTTAGAATAGCTTCCCCAGGCACAGGGGGCCCTGGATATGTTGACCCTTTCAATGGTTCTGTTTGTTTAATGCAACCTTTATCGCTTGGTTCACCCCATTCCTTGGCACTACAAACCAAAGCAAAGTGAATGAAAATTGAGTTGAAGTCATGGCTAATACTTGAGGGGGATGAGAAGTTTAAGAAGTTTACTTGAAATGAACAGCAGCAACTCCTTGGAAGAGGACTCTAGTCTTTGAAGGATCAATGTTGGTATCAACCCAATTTGCCCATGTTGTCATTGCAATCTTGTATGCTTCCATGTGATCCATCTCCTTCACTGTCTTGTTTCCATACTGGAAGTAGTCCCATCTGCAACAATACCAATGTTACTCCAaatacaaattattattttttctacttTTACGATTTCTTTTATTCAAAGATATTAGAGGTGGCAATTGGGTGTGTTTGGTTTAGGGAAAAGAAAGTACGATTGAAAGCGTCCGGAGTGAGTCCACCAATGGTAGCTATTGAAGATCAAGACATCAGCTCCAAGCCACAACTGCCCAGTACTGATTGAATCAAGCTTCAAAACTTTACCAATTTTTTCATAAGCCATATCCACCAGGAACCCATTTTTCAGCCAGTTAACTGATACCCCATAGTCCTGcaatgttttttaaattaaaaaaaaatttgcaaaCTTGATATCTATAAGCAGACGAGAATCAATTGGTACATATTTTGGGCAAGTAAAATGAATTTGGGAAACAATACCGGCAATGAAAATGTAGAGAGCAGGCCTCTTGAAGCAAATGTGTAGTTTGGGTTTGGGATTGCAGAATGTAGCATGCAAATGAGTGATCTCCACATATTGTTACTTAATGAATCCCCCACAAAAAGTATCTTCTTGTTCGTATATTTCTCCAGGAAATCAATTCCATTGAACCTAATATCGAATTTCagcaaaatatattcaaattagaGATAGTGAATGtcaaaaatttagaaatgaaattatttttcatcaataacataaataagaATATATTATGATTACAAATACTCTCTAATAGCTCgtattaatttttaatcaatcacatgatttatttttaaaacaagaaTTTACTTATTTTCTTAATTCTAAGTCATAACAAATTATTTGAATACTTACGTAATAATTAAGCTTTTTCTTGTATTAATACACTAAATAATCAGAacaaatcataattttttaaataaaaataaaatactatgtttctataaataaataaacttccCCCTTAGGACCACCCTAAATCCACTCTTCTTGATATGACGTTTCCTTAGATACATCTCCTAAATGAAATAATTGTTTTAGTACAACATTTTTTTATAGACATAATTTAATTTCTTCACAAGTGACAAACTTTAAAAAACATTTAATAACCAAACCAGAAGACCAATCTATGTGTTGTTTTGCCTTTCATTTATGTAGCACAGGTCAATGTTTGGTACAATCCTTAATATAATAATCACATGTTCAAACCAAGATCTCCCTCCATTATATTCCtaaattttctctcttttcccaCGAAAAAAAGGGTCAAATTGTGGTTTTGGTCAGTCCATTATATTCAAATTGGGGCTTTAAttcctatattttaatttgattaggtGTGTAGCCAGCCCCTctaaaatgaaatattttcaaCTTAggcatctttaaaatttataaaaatttaaattagtaaaggtaacattgtactttggcccccccttaaaatgataaaaatttgatttaatcctttaaaaattataaagatatagatattaaaatggagaaattacatttttactattgtaaaaatataaattttaattttggcccccctaaaaaaattttctggcttcacccctgaatttgatataatttaatcaCTCCAATTTTTTAAATaccattagttaatccaaatggtTAGAACGGATaactattttgaatgaaatattttcaagataaaattcatatcaatattttaattagtAATAGTTTATGGTGATGACATTATAAAAACAAACAACCAAACTATACCACATTAAAGCAAGTGGACTAAAACATAAATCTAAacaaagtagagggactaaaatcaAAATTGACCCAAACAGAGTAATAGCTAAATCATGCTTGCTATAATCTTATTGGTAtccttaatttcatgaaattaaaaaaaaattgaaagcatTAAAAATAATCGTCCCTTAACGTTAAtgatgagaaaaaaaatagattCAATCAAAATTTGCATATGCCCCCGGTTGtatttataaataagaaaaaaacaatgagagaaaaaaaatggaaaggatTAAGATAACTTTACCTGGGGAGTGCACAGTCATTAGGCTGCCATCTATACTTGAGGTAATTCCGATCAGGTCTGCCATTTTTCTGGCAATCGAAGCCACCGCCGATGAAGGGACAACTCGAAGAATCATAAAGAGGGTTAAAAGAATCGTCAAAaacccaacttccttgaaaaaaATCACAGCTTTTCACTTCATTTCTCTTCACTTCATACCCCATGTTAAAGCTGCTGTGAATATCTCCATGAACTAAAACTATAGCTAAAGAAAGTAAAACAGCAGCAAGGCAATGGCAGTAACCTAGAAAACCAAGCAAAGCAGCCATGAAAGCATAAGCAAATGACGGTAATATAGCCACTGAAGGTtctgcatttatataagataattttgttttttttttttttttaaaaagggtgcTTTAATTTCAAGGTTTAAATAAGGTAACAGAATCGCTTTGTGTTTATTAGTATTGGCTGGCAGCCAGATAAGGGCATAAATTTTTCAGCATTAGTTTAGGTTACTTCCATCAAATCTAAATTTCAAGAGTTTGGACTGTTTGTtaattaattcattcattcacaaatGACACAAGTTGGTTGGTTGAAAATTGCAGAATCCAAGCTGTTTGACCATATAATTGCTTGTTtacttctttttaattaatttataccTTTACTAAGTACTGTAATTTCATTCATTATTTGGTTAAACTTGactttcaatttaattaattagaagtTTAAAGGTGATTATAATAAATGtataaattatttcattaataaacCCCCCTATATATGTCTTCATTTATgggtattaattaattaaaatttatttatattaatattaaattattaaaatatataaatattaatagaaaatatttatttaaatatttaaatatattttttatataatacctagaactacccataactTTTCTCGATTATTCTTCTAAATCTAACTAATaaacagtttttttttaattgttgaaatCTAATCCCATGTGCAGCTCCACATGCAGCTGTTACTGATTGCGAAAAGTTTTTATtcctatttttttctaaaaaataaatcttatttaatatatatttccaTACTAGGGATAATATAGTTTTTGGACCCTGAACTTAGTAGgtctattttgattt contains:
- the LOC107928030 gene encoding LEAF RUST 10 DISEASE-RESISTANCEUS RECEPTOR-LIKE PROTEIN KINASE-like 2.2 isoform X1 — its product is MATPKLPLLCLLALALFSFPHASTARSINTPCGFTLCGNLSIRYPFRLTTEPQSCGLKRFELLCDNNRAIFPMDRGNFYVQHIFNDNQTIHIVDVNVDKDDCSIPLSSLPFGSPTSRKFPQIGATSYTYLDTEFEFDTFTYEEMFVMNCSTKMNKSWSGANYINACRCSSCPPTNKNYFYFLDGGTAASAFHPSCTVEALVPISLQNINGLSTFDIYRRLRMGTQITWSLQSKPRWGSAVNVLQSLFWVLVGLLLLYAESMMALVHVLPSATSPPSKEIQIFLVTITGIILVRTLLGISCLTVLIIRKLRRRHLSVDDAIENFLQSQKNFMPIRYSYAEIKKITGGFKNKLGQGGFGTMFKGKLQSGKLVAVKLLKESKAARGTFGYMAPELFYKSIGGISYKADVYSFGMMLMEIVGKRKNLNASAEHSSQVYFPTWIYDRLQLGENIELEDMTESENSIMRKMIMVAFWCIQTKPIHRPSMTKVLKMLESEDELLEIPPKSLIFSVDMSCNNSE